A window of the Oncorhynchus kisutch isolate 150728-3 linkage group LG12, Okis_V2, whole genome shotgun sequence genome harbors these coding sequences:
- the LOC109901050 gene encoding TNFAIP3-interacting protein 2 encodes MTSGIRNMTGIKNTMDVDLDNDTLKSKIRSCHTLTTFYHETRLEIDTLSKKIKKRDNLIADLKARLGKYENTCINVEGYDPVVIAPAESLLESLCKEICKLKLKLKDTEMNAVQQAELRQQEIQRLQQLLREMERELESVIRQSDHEKDQDIQRLRSALAERDRAQATRAVLCTSLAGEADQLRGQLGATVRVCQELLGRLEREKGGERVTEEVKMQQKAKEILDYTEAGRVDIRVSKLQEENQKLTQRVAYVEGLNSKWQKYDSSREQYVRYLCQKLNESSALAVSSSPAPGMGHKLGPRPTQEPGPGLGLFPELSSAKAGLLQQEIARLNGLLEEKLGDCGRLGRELDESRRRYKDRIQMLEQQVLIYTDDFKSERADRERAQGRIQDLQEEVSRLQEQLHTHAQSPTRDANSTCRVHKGHRISPRMSTDSAESLLRNSANPPVTKIKN; translated from the exons ATGACCTCTGGAATAAGGAACATGACTGGAATAAAGAACACGATGGATGTCGATTTGGATAATGATACGCTGAAATCAAAAATACGGAGCTGCCATACATTGACTACTTTCTACCACGAAACTCGGCTGGAGATTGACACATTAAGTAAGAAAATCAAGAAAAGGGACAATTTAATCGCAGATTTGAAGGCTAGGTTAGGCAAATACGAAAATACCTGTATCAATGTGGAAGGGTATGACCCTGTTGTCATAGCACCGGCCGAATCTTTGCTGGAAAGTTTATGCAAAGAAATCTGCAAGCTGAAGCTAAAATTGAAAGACACAGAAATGAATGCGGTTCAGCAAGCAGAGTTGAGACAACAA GAGATACAGAGGTTGCAACAGCTGCTGAGGGAGATGGAGCGAGAGCTGGAGAGTGTGATCCGTCAATCCGACCACGAGAAGGACCAGGATATCCAGAGGCTCCGCTCTGCCCTGGCCGAGAGGGACCGTGCCCAGGCCACCCGTGCCGTCCTGTGCACCTCGCTGGCTGGAGAGGCCGACCAGCTCCGGGGTCAACTGGGAGCCACAGTCAGAGTGTGTCAGGAGTTACTGGGccgactagagagagagaagggaggagagagagtgacggaggaggTGAAAATGCAGCAGAAGGCAAAAGAG ATATTGGATTATACGGAAGCTGGTCGCGTTGACATTCGAGTCAGCAAACTCCAAGAAGAGAACCAAAAGCTAACTCAAAGAGTGGCATAT GTGGAAGGTCTAAACTCCAAATGGCAAAAGTATGACTCGAGCAGGGAACAGTATGTGAGGTACCTGTGTCAGAAGCTGAATGAGTCTAGTGCCCTGGCTGTTTCCTCCAGCCCTGCTCCAGGTATGGGGCATAAGTTAGGGCCCAGACCTACACAAGAGCCTGGGCCTGGCCTGGGCTTGTTCCCAGAGTTGTCCTCAGCCAAAGCTGGGTTGCTCCAGCAGGAGATAGCCAGGCTCAACGGCCTACTGGAGGAGAAGTTGGGGGACTGtgggaggttggggagagagcTGGATGAGAGCAGGAGACGATACAAGGACCGCATCCAGATGCTAGAGCAACAG GTTCTCATCTACACAGATGACTTTAAGTCAGAGCgggcagacagggagagagcgcaGGGCAGGATCCAGGACCTGCAAGAGGAAGTATCTCGACTACAGGAGCagctacacacacatgcacag AGCCCTACTAGAGATGCCAACTCCACGTGCCGAGTCCATAAAGGACACCGGATCTCCCCACGCATGAGCACGGACTCGGCCGAATCACTGCTGAGGAACAGCGCCAATCCACCTGTGACAAAAATCAAAAACTAA